Below is a genomic region from Ziziphus jujuba cultivar Dongzao chromosome 7, ASM3175591v1.
aagtgATCTTTGAACTATAACACATCCATTAAAATGTTTATCGTTTTTGCAATACTGTATATAgtttctaaaactttttttaatttaatgaacATCATTACCTcttgaataatttattttcctatttctctactttgttgttattatttcttcttttgtaTCTAtaacatttatgtttttttaaacaCTTTTGAAATCCTCCGATACTAATTATGGATTTGGAAtgctgttttttattatttattatttaattattatcttgTGTTCTGGTTTTTTGAGAGTGCTATAATTTTGAGGAAATTTTGTAGAAAGGTGAAGAAATAAGgtagatatatattttggagtgtgttttctgtgcaagAAAAATTTGGAGAAGTCCAATCCTAAAGGAAATGCTATTGGATTTTCTGTAAAATTTTCAGTGTGGTTCCCCTGGTGGGCACTAATATAGGGTTCTGGTAGAGAATCCTATCATTACATAATACTATAGCAATGTTTTTAACTAACAATTTGAAAAGTACACGAGGTGCAAAGtatatcaatataaaatattttataataaagagaaagttgaagagagctttattattgttattcacaAGTCAACTTACAATATGGTGGCGGATCTATTGACAAAAGCATTATTAGCAGGCATATTTGAGAAGCATATATCCTTCATGGGATTATTGAGCATTTGAGACTATTATGGAAGTTTATTATATAGTCTGCAATAATATTCATGTTGaatattgtttatttctttgaatgTTATGTTATTGGGCAATACACTAATGTATgtggattattatttatttatgagatatttATTGCAAATATTGTTGCTTTTTATGTTTATAGatttgttttaagttttttagTCTGTacatgtgtatgttgatccacaggtaaTATAGTGAATTCCTACTACCTAATTTGagtatattattatattgtgtCTGTATGTAGTGTGCTCGAAAGAAATGGTATTGTATTTTAAAGGATTATGCATGATAAGGTAAATCTCTATTATCTGCACTAAGCTTATGACATGCAAAGTACTCagttgaaaaatgtattttattttgggagATTAACTGAGAGAATTTTTACTACCTGATCTTGTATATTATTGTACCCTATCAACAtcctatatatttaaatgaaatggtgttttgttttggaaaattttgtagcAGTAAGTATGTTATTGTATATGATGATTATGTAGTACAAATAGAAAAATGTTAAGTATATTATGTAAACTAGTTATAATCAATAACACACTTATAGAGTTTATTTGTATTAGTAATAGGACTGGTTTATTTTCTAACTTCTATAGTATAATGCTTGGATAGAcactttttgtaatattttaattgactCATTGAACAGCAGGACCAATTCTCTTTACTAGCTCATTTGGCttactaatattttattataattatatacattattaattattattttaatgtgtattaaaaataatgaaCAGACCATGTGTTTTCGCCATGTGGCttgtatataattttagtttttaaaaaaactgaGGTATTATTGAAAGGGTAATTCAATGAGAATATATAGGGCATAttctttttaatgttttagaGATCACTAATGATCTATAAGGAAGAAGATTAAAGAGCAATGTGTTCATTTAGGTATTGTTAtcactttattttctattttttaagatCACAAATTATATCATAAATATCAATGGCTATTTTTGAAGGTAAGTGGTCAAaccaatataatttaattatttattataatgaaaattgTGTGTATACTATCTATGGCATATCAAAATAATCtgtttgattattattaaaaatttaacacTAAAGCCAACATAAGATGGAAGatggttttgtaaaaattaatataaagtgGTCAATTTGAACGCTATTGTTATATCGGTTttcatttggtttttttatttgtaaattaaattatttaaatggtaaagatttcatatttaaaagcttaaattttaaaattaaaagaatcaataaatatattaaatttcatttaatccaatatatatatatatatatataagagtagAAAAGATTGAACTGAAAATAACCAGAAGATTGaacatatgcatttttttaaaggaGTGGGGTTTTGGTAAATTTATATGGTTACATGATGGAGACCATACATAATTGATCTACCTTTAGCTGCAagcaggcaaaaaaaaaaaaaaaaaaaaaaaaaaaaagcatctttAGATTATATTACAGCGTCAGACATGTCTGGACCCTAGCGCGACCTTTACTAAACCGATAGGCTGTCCTGGTCACGATGATTCACGCGGATTATCTTTTTTGAGAGAGTATTCGGAAAAATGAacttatgaaaattaataattaaattattcaataaaaatcttatatatatatatatatatatatagtgagatCTTCCtctgctttctttcttttatttgtccCCTATCTTGCAACAACAGGCAACAACTCGAGATCTCATTTACTATTttagctaattaattaattaataagcaGATCAACGagacattaaaaaataaaataaaaaacaataataataaataaaaatagtaatgaTCAAAAGAGTAATGAGGATAAGATCCATTGCTGACACGGCAATCATTAATTGGTtgcatttaataaaattttaatttttaaattaaaattttaatataaaaaagtgaattattttttaacgtCTAATTGTATTGCCACGTATAATCATATTGGTGATGTTTACAAGCagtaagaaatattatttttgtcttaaaaaacataaaatagcaTATCAAATCCAATAGTACGGCCAGGGAATTGAATATCAAAGTGCAAAagtaacacttttttttttttttgtttgttttatcatAAAGCAAAAGACACCTttaaaaagcaacaaaaaaaaaaaaaggtcgcaAAAGTGAACAAATAATTGTACAGCATCTCTAATTGAACCGTCCCTCTGTTTCATCCTCATTCTTATTTGCCACCATATAAAGATTTCATAGACAGAGGAAAGAAGCAGAGCAAATGGAGGGAGCTAATGTTCCATTGTTGGAACACTTAGCTTCACCTTCGATGGTCCaacaagatgaagatgaagatgaacaaGACCAAGTTCTTGCACGGAGAGTTTGGATAGAATCAAAGAAGCTTTGGGACATTGTAGGTCCTGCAATCTTTAGCCGCATCGCCTCCTACTCCATGTTCGCCATCACGCAAGCCTTCGCCGGCCATCTTGGTGACCACGAATTCGCTGCAGTCTCCATTGCCAACACTGTCATCGCTGGCTTCAGTTATGGtttcttggtaatttttttataattatatgttaGATGTACAactattatcatttatttaattttaaatttattttttatttattttttattattattattttttttctcttatggTAATTTTGGTCATGGTGTCAGCTGGGTATGGCAAGCGCTTTGGAAACACTATGTGGGCAAGCTTTTGGAGCCAGGAAATACTACATGTTGGGTGTATATATGCAACGATCATGGATTATTCTGTTGATTTGCTGTGTTCTAATTTTGCCTATGTATCTCTTTGCCACTCCAACTCTAAAACTTTTGGGACAGGATTCAGATGTGGCAGAGCTAGCGGGGGTAGTCTCAATTTGGTTAATACCGGTTCATTTTAGCTTTGCAATTCAGTTTCCATTCCAAACTTTCTTGCAGAGCCAGCTTAAGAATAGTGTGATTGCTTGGGTATCTCTGGCAGCTTTggtgatccatgtgattttgaGCTGGTTGGTTGTGTATAAGCTTCAGGTTGGGGTTGTTGGTACTGCTATTACTTTGGACATCTCTTGGTGGATATTGACGATTGGGCAATTGGGTTACACGGTCTTTGGTGGGTGTCCATTAACTTGGTCTGGTTTCTCCATTGAAGCATTTTCAGGCCTCTGGGAGTTTATCAAACTCTCTGCTGCTTCCGGGATTATGCTCTGGTATATTAATATTCCTATATATCTCAGGAAAAtaatcaatgatttttttttttaatcttttaaataatattacattTTCTTCAAATAACTATGAAAGTTTTgatcttttaaatttaatttagaatcTTAGAATTGTAATTTCCATGTTGATTATAACAATCTACAGCTTGGAAATCTGGTACTATGCAATACTTGTAGCTATGACTGGAAATCTGACCAATGCAGAGATTGCTGTGGATGCTTTATCCATATGGTATGAGCAACATTAACCatttaccatttatttattttggtaagAAATGAGCGATATTTTACTAGCTAGATATTTCTGTtccagctctctctctctctctctctctctctctctctctctgtggctctttattttattttagtttggtGAATACATTCTCTTCTTCCACAGCGTAACCATAAGTGATTGGGCAATAAATATTCCTCTTGCGTTTTTTGCTGCTACCGGGTAAACAATCCTTCtaccttatttttcttttttctttttttgtttactttaaaaaaaaaaatcaatgaatttattaattgatCAGTTGCCCATGCATCACGAGCTGAATTGAATgtaatgttttcatttttttctttaaatcgaCCAAATTGAATTAGTGGGACACGAAAAGTGGCCAGCAATCTTCGTAAGTTCACTATTGGACCAAACTTAACACATTTTCACTTtatgatttgaaaataaatagtgCAATTAgtcaaataagaaaaatataaataacctcTTCCACATATATCCGAGCGAGCCAAACCTACGTCGGGCCTGTCCCCCATgaatttttcagaaatttttctttaaagaaaaaaatgtagtaTGTTTACTAGCGAGccctttttaattaattttattttgacttttttttctctctttttttatttgtttgttatatatatatatatatatatatatatttttttttatttttttttgtgggcaTTTGAAACGGCTCATGCAGCTTCTACTAGTGAAActcttataatttatttttaaaaaaaataataataaaataatgcttCTAGAGAAACTTTTTTTAGTCAAATCtagtgaaaaaaatataaatattttttaacatttaaaagttGCAAAACTGATTATTACGCTATGTTCAATGAAACACTCCAGGCTTGCTTTTagacattaaaaatataaagcctttatcatttttatatattatatttttattttatagatttatTCATTAACTTaactgaatttttaaaattttttatttctaatttggCTTAAAAGTATagcttataaaattataattaattagtctTAAACTTTGTCGAAGTAGTAAATTGATTGCAGCATTGGATTataaatgtatattatatatattaattttttattttttttgtacaaGCTAAAAATGGATGAATTGTTAGGGTATCTCCAATATAAAATTTGGATTGTTATCTAGATGGTATAAAATGAACATTAGTATTGATATCTAAACAGCATGAATGTCTACTGTGTCGAtagtaatttcaaaatttgttgTCCAATGCTACTGTCCAAAAAGACTATTCATCAATTgcatcttttattaattttctatttgttaaaaattttattttttaagcaaaattttgtttttgagaaCACAATGTCTGATTGAGCTTTTTTGAAGTAGAGATTTTCCTTTTCAAGTCATTCATTTCATACATTTGcattgaagaataattttttaaagcaatatttatattatttatgtgacatatttttttataattcataTTTTCATGGAGATGCTATTAGGGCTCCGTTAATAATTACAAGTTTTGTCACCCGTACTTATTTTTAATAAGATAGAGCATATCAAATGTAGGGAAAAAACATAGAGACCCAAAAATGAATTTGTccaaactaaagatttaaagaATAGTAAAGTGCATTTaaccatatttttattgatgTTTTCGAATATATGCAGAGTGAGGGTGGCAAATGAGCTTGGAGCAGGGAATGGGAAAGGAGCCAAATTTGCCACCAAAGTATCACTGGTGACATCCATTATATTTGGTGTTTTCATTTGGCTATTGATTATGATATTCCACAATCAAATTACTTTTATGTTTACTTCGAGTGAACCTGTACTACAAGAAGTAAACAAACTTTACATCCTCTTAGCCTTCACAATTTTGCTCAATAGTGTTCAACCTATTCTCTctggtaattttaaatttttttcccctttaatgcttttaaaatgatttcatatcaattagtattttatatttcattgcaTGAAATCTAAAACCTTGATTTGTTTTAATCTAATCTTGAGACAGGAGTAGCTGTAGGATGTGGCTGGCAATCACATGTTGCATATATAAACTTAGGTTGTTATTATTTGATCGGAGTTCCTCTTGGATTTTTCATGGGATGGATTTTCCATCAAGGAGTTATGGTAAATATGTTTTGTATTTGTATTCATCACGCAGCGCACACTCTCTTATTAAAGaagaattttggaaagaacaaaagaaaagcaaaaaaaaaattatgtatattacatatttgattatatataatgcGAATTAATatgtgatataaaaat
It encodes:
- the LOC107425234 gene encoding protein DETOXIFICATION 27 isoform X1 produces the protein MEGANVPLLEHLASPSMVQQDEDEDEQDQVLARRVWIESKKLWDIVGPAIFSRIASYSMFAITQAFAGHLGDHEFAAVSIANTVIAGFSYGFLLGMASALETLCGQAFGARKYYMLGVYMQRSWIILLICCVLILPMYLFATPTLKLLGQDSDVAELAGVVSIWLIPVHFSFAIQFPFQTFLQSQLKNSVIAWVSLAALVIHVILSWLVVYKLQVGVVGTAITLDISWWILTIGQLGYTVFGGCPLTWSGFSIEAFSGLWEFIKLSAASGIMLCLEIWYYAILVAMTGNLTNAEIAVDALSICVTISDWAINIPLAFFAATGVRVANELGAGNGKGAKFATKVSLVTSIIFGVFIWLLIMIFHNQITFMFTSSEPVLQEVNKLYILLAFTILLNSVQPILSGVAVGCGWQSHVAYINLGCYYLIGVPLGFFMGWIFHQGVMGIWAGMICGTAIQTLILVVITIQCDWEDEAEKARMHLLKWDNTKQKH
- the LOC107425234 gene encoding protein DETOXIFICATION 27 isoform X2, translated to MEGANVPLLEHLASPSMVQQDEDEDEQDQVLARRVWIESKKLWDIVGPAIFSRIASYSMFAITQAFAGHLGDHEFAAVSIANTVIAGFSYGFLLGMASALETLCGQAFGARKYYMLGVYMQRSWIILLICCVLILPMYLFATPTLKLLGQDSDVAELAGVVSIWLIPVHFSFAIQFPFQTFLQSQLKNSVIAWVSLAALVIHVILSWLVVYKLQVGVVGTAITLDISWWILTIGQLGYTVFGGCPLTWSGFSIEAFSGLWEFIKLSAASGIMLCLEIWYYAILVAMTGNLTNAEIAVDALSICVTISDWAINIPLAFFAATGVRVANELGAGNGKGAKFATKVSLVTSIIFGVFIWLLIMIFHNQITFMFTSSEPVLQEVNKLYILLAFTILLNSVQPILSDRSSCRMWLAITCCIYKLRLLLFDRSSSWIFHGMDFPSRSYGKYVLYLYSSRSAHSLIKEEFWKEQKKSKKKIMYITYLIIYNAN
- the LOC107425234 gene encoding protein DETOXIFICATION 27 isoform X3 encodes the protein MEGANVPLLEHLASPSMVQQDEDEDEQDQVLARRVWIESKKLWDIVGPAIFSRIASYSMFAITQAFAGHLGDHEFAAVSIANTVIAGFSYGFLLGMASALETLCGQAFGARKYYMLGVYMQRSWIILLICCVLILPMYLFATPTLKLLGQDSDVAELAGVVSIWLIPVHFSFAIQFPFQTFLQSQLKNSVIAWVSLAALVIHVILSWLVVYKLQVGVVGTAITLDISWWILTIGQLGYTVFGGCPLTWSGFSIEAFSGLWEFIKLSAASGIMLCLEIWYYAILVAMTGNLTNAEIAVDALSICVTISDWAINIPLAFFAATGVRVANELGAGNGKGAKFATKVSLVTSIIFGVFIWLLIMIFHNQITFMFTSSEPVLQEVNKLYILLAFTILLNSVQPILSDRSSCRMWLAITCCIYKLRLLLFDRSSSWIFHGMDFPSRSYGNLGRHDLWDCDSNLDFGRHYYSM